A genomic segment from Streptomyces sp. NBC_00654 encodes:
- a CDS encoding sensor histidine kinase, whose translation MPTKPSLPLLNRLSPAAWAAFLWCAATLSSIRAQFGIPGMPQGVRLLDAGDWLLLAAAALLALTGCGRLSTRPLAALALLVTGSLGAALAVDSVGLAFLHHLALDIALGVIVATRPRRTWAPAFVLTVAALPGHALLRSLLGLPLRFPHSADTSWTSWETFTLLSVIACLAGLSVRRTREYARELTARAAAQAVTAERLRIAREMHDSVAHSIGIIALQAGAAARVVDTRPDAAREAMTVVELAGRETLAGLRRMLVALRQPEPADGQGLVPEPAAGPRRVPEPHADVRRDGPAPSRPAEGLADVERLAAATTGAGVRVDVRWHGERRPLPPDIDLSAFRIIQESVTNVVRHAATGSCRVSVGYGAEELAIEITDSGRGGGSSPESGFGLVGMRERVALLKGEFSAAPVPSGGFRVAVRLPVPAGAGR comes from the coding sequence ATGCCCACGAAGCCGTCCCTCCCGCTGCTCAACCGGCTGTCGCCGGCCGCCTGGGCGGCCTTCCTGTGGTGCGCCGCCACACTCTCCTCGATCCGTGCGCAGTTCGGGATTCCGGGGATGCCGCAGGGCGTCCGCCTTCTGGACGCCGGGGACTGGCTGCTCCTGGCGGCGGCCGCCCTCCTGGCGCTGACGGGCTGCGGACGGCTGTCCACGCGGCCCCTGGCCGCGCTCGCCCTGCTGGTCACCGGCTCGCTCGGGGCCGCGCTGGCGGTGGACTCGGTGGGGCTCGCGTTCCTCCACCATCTGGCCCTGGACATCGCGCTCGGCGTCATCGTGGCGACCCGGCCGCGCCGCACCTGGGCGCCCGCCTTCGTCCTGACCGTCGCGGCGCTGCCCGGCCATGCGCTGCTGCGCTCCCTGCTGGGCCTGCCCCTGCGGTTCCCGCACAGCGCCGACACGAGCTGGACCTCCTGGGAGACCTTCACCCTGCTGTCGGTGATCGCCTGTCTGGCCGGGCTGTCGGTGCGCCGGACACGCGAGTACGCACGGGAGCTGACGGCCCGCGCGGCGGCGCAGGCGGTCACCGCCGAACGGCTGCGGATCGCCCGCGAGATGCACGACAGCGTCGCGCACAGCATCGGCATCATCGCCCTTCAGGCCGGTGCGGCGGCCCGGGTCGTCGACACCCGGCCCGACGCGGCGCGCGAGGCGATGACGGTGGTGGAACTGGCCGGGCGGGAGACGCTGGCTGGGCTGCGCCGGATGCTCGTCGCCCTGCGGCAGCCCGAACCGGCGGACGGGCAGGGGCTGGTGCCTGAGCCCGCCGCCGGTCCCCGGCGAGTACCGGAGCCCCACGCGGACGTACGGCGGGACGGACCGGCACCGTCGCGGCCCGCCGAGGGCCTCGCGGACGTCGAGCGGCTGGCCGCGGCGACGACCGGCGCCGGGGTCCGGGTGGACGTGCGGTGGCACGGTGAGCGGCGGCCGCTGCCGCCGGACATCGACCTGTCGGCGTTCCGGATCATCCAGGAGTCGGTCACCAACGTGGTGCGGCACGCGGCCACCGGCTCCTGCCGGGTGTCCGTCGGCTACGGCGCCGAGGAGCTGGCCATCGAGATCACCGACAGCGGCCGGGGCGGCGGGAGTTCGCCGGAGAGCGGATTCGGCCTGGTCGGCATGCGGGAGCGGGTGGCGCTGCTGAAGGGCGAGTTCAGCGCCGCGCCGGTCCCCTCGGGCGGCTTCCGGGTCGCGGTCCGGCTGCCGGTACCGGCGGGGGCCGGACGATGA
- the mshB gene encoding N-acetyl-1-D-myo-inositol-2-amino-2-deoxy-alpha-D-glucopyranoside deacetylase has protein sequence MKDLPARRLLLVHAHPDDESINNGATMARYAAEGAHVTLVTCTLGEEGEIIPPALAHLAADRDDTLGAHRIGELTAAMRELRVSDHRFLGGPGRFRDSGMMGAAQNHRPGAFWDTAVDDAAAPLVGVIREVRPQVLVTYDPDGGYGHPDHIQAHRVAMRAAELAADPAYGTGPGTAAPHAIAKIYWNRVPRPVAEAGFERLRATAPDAFAGIAAVDDVPGVVEDARITAEIDGSAYAEAKTAALRAHATQIAVQGPFFALSNDLGQPVFTTEYYELVHGVPGAGGEARETDLFAGLPEAEHGPEHGPDTEHGPHGVPDAAEAPGARA, from the coding sequence ATGAAGGACCTTCCCGCGCGCCGGCTGCTCCTGGTGCACGCGCACCCCGACGACGAGTCGATCAACAACGGCGCCACCATGGCCAGGTACGCGGCCGAGGGTGCCCACGTCACGCTGGTGACGTGCACGCTCGGCGAGGAGGGCGAGATCATCCCGCCCGCGCTCGCCCACCTCGCCGCCGACCGGGACGACACGCTGGGGGCCCACCGCATCGGTGAACTCACCGCCGCGATGCGGGAGCTCCGCGTGTCCGATCACCGCTTCCTCGGCGGCCCGGGACGGTTCCGCGACTCCGGCATGATGGGCGCCGCGCAGAACCACCGGCCCGGAGCGTTCTGGGACACCGCCGTCGACGACGCCGCCGCCCCGCTCGTCGGGGTGATCCGGGAGGTCCGCCCCCAGGTCCTCGTCACCTACGACCCCGACGGCGGCTACGGGCACCCCGACCACATCCAGGCGCACCGGGTCGCGATGCGCGCCGCGGAGCTCGCCGCCGACCCGGCGTACGGCACCGGCCCCGGCACCGCCGCACCCCACGCGATCGCGAAGATCTACTGGAACCGGGTGCCCCGGCCGGTGGCCGAGGCGGGCTTCGAGCGGCTGAGGGCCACCGCCCCGGACGCCTTCGCGGGCATCGCCGCCGTCGACGACGTGCCGGGTGTGGTCGAGGACGCGCGGATCACCGCGGAGATCGACGGCTCGGCGTACGCGGAGGCGAAGACGGCCGCCCTGCGCGCCCATGCCACCCAGATCGCGGTCCAGGGCCCCTTCTTCGCCCTCTCGAACGACCTCGGGCAGCCCGTCTTCACGACGGAGTACTACGAGCTGGTGCACGGGGTTCCGGGGGCCGGAGGGGAGGCCCGGGAGACGGACCTCTTCGCGGGTCTGCCCGAAGCGGAGCACGGACCGGAGCACGGACCGGACACGGAGCACGGACCGCACGGCGTGCCGGACGCGGCAGAGGCACCCGGAGCGCGGGCATGA
- a CDS encoding ABC transporter ATP-binding protein: MIEVKGLTKRYGAATAVSDLTFTVCPGRVTGFLGPNGAGKTTTLRMLLGLVEPTSGTATLDGRPFRERPRGLRHVGALLDAGDVHGGRTARAHLSALARGNGIPRSRVDEVLRDAGLAGAARRRIGGFSLGMRQRLGIATALLGDPPVLLFDEPLNGLDPEGVLWVRGLFRGLAAEGRTVFVSSHLMTEMESTADHLVVIGRGRLIAAESLARFAARGTGSGVSVRTPDAARLAALLEAEGASVRRGPEDGPLSVTGMDAARVGELAFRHRVQLHELLTRSSSLEQAFMELTADSVEYPAGDPR; the protein is encoded by the coding sequence GTGATCGAAGTCAAGGGACTCACCAAGCGATACGGGGCGGCCACCGCCGTCAGCGACCTCACGTTCACCGTGTGCCCCGGCCGGGTCACCGGTTTCCTGGGCCCCAACGGCGCGGGCAAGACCACCACCCTGCGGATGCTGCTCGGCCTGGTCGAGCCCACGTCCGGAACGGCCACTCTGGACGGGCGGCCGTTCCGCGAGCGCCCGCGCGGACTGCGGCACGTCGGCGCGCTCCTCGACGCGGGCGACGTCCACGGCGGGCGCACGGCCCGCGCCCATCTGTCCGCGCTGGCCCGCGGTAACGGCATCCCGCGCAGCCGGGTCGACGAAGTGCTCCGGGACGCGGGGCTGGCCGGTGCGGCCCGCCGCCGCATCGGGGGCTTCTCCCTCGGGATGCGCCAGCGCCTCGGCATCGCCACCGCGCTGCTCGGCGACCCTCCGGTGCTCCTGTTCGACGAACCGCTCAACGGGCTCGACCCGGAAGGGGTGCTGTGGGTGCGCGGCCTGTTCCGCGGGCTCGCCGCCGAGGGCCGCACCGTGTTCGTCTCCAGCCATCTGATGACCGAGATGGAGAGCACCGCCGACCACCTCGTCGTCATCGGCCGGGGCCGGCTGATCGCCGCGGAGAGCCTCGCACGGTTCGCGGCCCGGGGCACCGGGTCCGGCGTGAGCGTACGCACCCCGGACGCCGCCCGGCTCGCGGCGCTGCTGGAGGCGGAGGGCGCCTCGGTGCGGCGCGGGCCGGAGGACGGCCCGCTCTCGGTGACCGGTATGGACGCGGCCCGGGTCGGTGAACTCGCCTTCCGGCACCGCGTGCAGCTGCATGAACTCCTCACCCGGAGCTCCTCCCTGGAGCAGGCCTTCATGGAACTGACGGCCGACAGCGTCGAATACCCCGCAGGAGACCCCCGATGA
- a CDS encoding sugar O-acetyltransferase produces the protein MLAGELYLADDPELSADALRADVLTERFNATSAADPEARRAALAELVGDLGEGVEVRPPLRVDFGYQISIGARTFINVGAVLLDVGRISIGADAQIGPNVQLLTPTHPVDPEPRRAKWEAARPVTIGDNVWLGGGVIVCPGVTIGENTVVGAGSVVTKDLPANVVAVGNPARVIRRIGPEDGVAGEAG, from the coding sequence ATGCTCGCCGGTGAGCTCTACCTCGCCGACGACCCGGAACTGAGCGCCGACGCCCTGCGCGCCGACGTGCTGACCGAGCGCTTCAACGCCACCTCCGCCGCCGACCCCGAGGCCCGGCGCGCGGCACTCGCCGAGCTCGTGGGCGATCTGGGCGAGGGCGTGGAGGTCCGGCCTCCGCTGCGGGTGGACTTCGGCTATCAGATCTCCATCGGCGCCCGTACGTTCATCAATGTCGGGGCCGTCCTTCTCGACGTCGGCCGGATCAGCATCGGCGCCGACGCGCAGATCGGCCCGAACGTCCAGCTCCTCACCCCCACCCACCCGGTCGACCCCGAGCCGCGCCGGGCCAAGTGGGAGGCGGCCCGGCCCGTCACGATCGGCGACAACGTCTGGCTGGGCGGCGGCGTGATCGTCTGCCCGGGGGTGACCATCGGTGAGAACACGGTGGTCGGCGCCGGATCGGTGGTCACGAAGGACCTGCCGGCGAACGTCGTGGCGGTCGGCAATCCGGCGCGGGTGATCCGGAGGATCGGCCCGGAGGACGGCGTGGCCGGCGAGGCCGGCTGA
- a CDS encoding coagulation factor 5/8 type domain-containing protein, which produces MHAPPTSAGGHRRSRLRGLAAFALSLIIAVPTAGPAFGEEAAAVPGGGDLGPNVLVFDPSTPGIQAKVDEIFKKQESAQFGSDRYALMFKPGTYDHINAQLGFYTSIAGLGLNPDDTTFNGDVTVDAGWFNGNATQNFWRSAENLALKPVNGTNRWAVSQAAPFRRMHVKGGLNLAPDGYGWASGGYIADSRIDGTVSPYSQQQWYTRDSSIGGWGNGVWNMTFSGVEGAPAQSFPEPPYTTLETTPVSREKPFLHLDGDAYKVFVPAKRTGARGTSWGNGTPQGESIPLERFYVVKPGASAATINEAVDQGLHLLFTPGVYHVDRAIEIDRPDTVVLGLGLATIIPDNGVTAVKVGDVDGVKLAGLLIDAGPVNSETLLEVGPEGASADHSANPTSLQDVFVRIGGAGPGRATTSIVVNSDDTIIDHTWVWRADHGASVGWETNRADHGVHVKGDDVLATGLFVEHFNKYDVRWSGERGRTVFFQNEKAYDAPDQAAIQNGDIKGYAAYKVDDSVTTHEGWGMGSYCYFNVDPTIRQQHGFQAPVKPGVRFHDLLVVSLGGQGQYEHVINNTGSPTSGTSTIPSQVVSFP; this is translated from the coding sequence ATGCATGCTCCCCCCACGTCAGCCGGCGGACACCGCCGCTCACGCCTTCGCGGACTCGCCGCGTTCGCGCTCTCGCTGATCATCGCCGTCCCCACCGCCGGTCCGGCGTTCGGCGAGGAGGCCGCAGCCGTTCCCGGCGGCGGCGATCTCGGCCCCAATGTGCTGGTCTTCGATCCGTCGACGCCCGGCATCCAGGCCAAGGTCGACGAGATCTTCAAGAAGCAGGAGTCGGCGCAGTTCGGCAGCGACCGCTACGCGCTGATGTTCAAGCCGGGCACGTACGACCACATCAACGCCCAGCTCGGCTTCTACACCTCGATCGCCGGGCTGGGTCTCAACCCCGACGACACCACGTTCAACGGTGATGTGACCGTCGACGCCGGGTGGTTCAACGGCAACGCCACACAGAACTTCTGGCGTTCGGCGGAGAACCTGGCCCTCAAGCCGGTCAACGGCACCAACCGGTGGGCCGTGTCGCAGGCCGCGCCCTTCCGCCGGATGCACGTCAAGGGCGGGCTCAACCTCGCCCCCGACGGATACGGCTGGGCCAGCGGCGGCTACATCGCCGACAGCAGGATCGACGGCACCGTCTCGCCGTACTCGCAGCAGCAGTGGTACACGCGCGACAGCAGCATCGGCGGCTGGGGCAACGGCGTCTGGAACATGACGTTCTCCGGCGTCGAGGGCGCACCCGCGCAGAGCTTCCCGGAGCCCCCGTACACCACGCTGGAGACCACCCCGGTCTCGCGCGAGAAGCCTTTCCTCCACCTGGACGGCGACGCCTACAAGGTCTTCGTCCCCGCCAAGCGCACCGGGGCACGCGGCACTTCGTGGGGCAACGGGACACCGCAGGGCGAATCGATCCCCCTGGAGCGGTTCTACGTGGTCAAGCCGGGTGCCAGCGCCGCCACGATCAACGAGGCCGTGGACCAGGGGCTGCACCTCCTGTTCACGCCGGGCGTCTACCACGTCGACCGGGCCATCGAGATCGACCGGCCGGACACCGTCGTCCTCGGGCTCGGCCTCGCCACGATCATTCCGGACAACGGGGTCACCGCGGTCAAGGTCGGGGACGTCGACGGGGTGAAGCTGGCCGGGCTGCTCATCGACGCCGGTCCGGTCAACTCCGAGACGCTGCTGGAGGTCGGGCCCGAGGGCGCGTCCGCCGACCACTCGGCCAACCCCACCTCACTCCAGGACGTGTTCGTACGCATCGGCGGCGCCGGCCCCGGCAGGGCGACGACCAGCATCGTCGTCAACAGCGACGACACGATCATCGACCACACCTGGGTCTGGCGCGCGGACCACGGCGCGAGCGTCGGCTGGGAGACCAACCGGGCCGACCACGGCGTCCATGTGAAGGGCGACGACGTGTTGGCCACCGGCCTGTTCGTCGAGCACTTCAACAAGTACGACGTGCGCTGGTCCGGCGAGCGGGGCCGGACGGTCTTCTTCCAGAACGAGAAGGCGTACGACGCCCCCGACCAGGCCGCCATCCAGAACGGCGACATCAAGGGGTACGCCGCCTACAAGGTCGACGACTCCGTCACCACCCATGAGGGCTGGGGCATGGGGAGTTACTGCTACTTCAACGTCGACCCGACCATCCGGCAGCAACACGGATTCCAGGCGCCGGTGAAGCCGGGCGTGAGGTTCCACGACCTGCTGGTCGTCTCCCTGGGCGGCCAGGGCCAGTACGAACACGTCATCAACAACACCGGATCCCCCACGTCCGGTACGAGCACCATCCCCTCCCAGGTGGTGTCCTTCCCGTAG
- a CDS encoding GNAT family N-acetyltransferase, whose amino-acid sequence MTVQLRRFTADDLPAVRPVLLDVYAEVYADELHVPFTSLDRFDRRLTNHSAGDGWEAVIGYDGDRPVGYAYGAPLGRGARWWSHMTTPLPEGFADEDGSRTLALFELMVRAPWQGTGAARRIHEELLRPRPEERVTLLCDPEHPGVLALYESWGYRRVGDQRPFPDSPRFSVMVRELGGRSGSPHIIL is encoded by the coding sequence ATGACCGTCCAGTTGCGCCGGTTCACCGCCGACGACCTGCCCGCCGTCCGCCCCGTACTCCTGGATGTCTACGCGGAGGTGTACGCGGACGAGCTGCACGTCCCGTTCACCAGCCTGGACCGGTTCGACCGGCGGCTGACCAACCACTCGGCCGGTGACGGGTGGGAGGCGGTGATCGGCTACGACGGTGACCGGCCGGTCGGCTACGCGTACGGCGCTCCGCTGGGCCGGGGGGCCCGCTGGTGGTCGCACATGACGACCCCGCTGCCCGAGGGGTTCGCGGACGAGGACGGGTCGCGCACCCTCGCCCTGTTCGAGCTGATGGTCCGGGCCCCCTGGCAGGGGACGGGTGCCGCGCGCCGAATACACGAGGAGCTGCTGAGGCCGCGTCCGGAGGAGCGCGTCACGCTGCTGTGCGACCCGGAGCACCCCGGGGTGCTGGCCCTGTACGAGTCCTGGGGCTACCGGCGCGTCGGCGACCAGCGGCCCTTCCCGGACAGTCCGAGGTTCTCGGTCATGGTGCGCGAGCTGGGTGGGCGCTCCGGCTCCCCCCACATCATCCTGTGA
- a CDS encoding DMT family transporter, producing MPAVLVLLLSGTWLLSGALVTGTDPLIVAVGRTAVCCTVLTAVAVSTPGGRADLRRAAARPGTVWLLGLLGFAGYAAGTLLAIPRIGTSLANLVVALMPCASVAVGALFFAERSGPRKAAGAALACAAAAGYAALGADARDMDGPGLLLVAGATVAFAVYGFLYRRRMSGLPPSAVLPVLLAAATCLLLPMALPALTAHPPTLAATGGIVVLGAVVYAPAYLVQHRLILRRGPVFTAAVQLAVPFAVRLGDWTLGTAPVPSPAELLLLAVCCGGIALVTVQPDTRLAAKA from the coding sequence ATGCCGGCCGTCCTGGTGCTCCTGCTCTCCGGGACCTGGCTGCTGTCCGGCGCCCTGGTCACCGGGACCGATCCGCTGATCGTCGCGGTCGGCCGCACCGCGGTCTGCTGCACCGTGCTCACCGCCGTGGCCGTCTCCACGCCGGGCGGCCGGGCCGATCTGCGCCGTGCGGCGGCCCGCCCCGGCACCGTATGGCTGCTGGGCCTGCTCGGCTTCGCCGGATACGCCGCGGGCACGCTGCTCGCCATCCCGCGCATCGGCACTTCGCTCGCCAACCTCGTGGTCGCGCTGATGCCGTGCGCGTCGGTGGCGGTGGGGGCGCTGTTCTTCGCCGAACGGTCCGGGCCGCGCAAGGCGGCCGGGGCGGCGCTCGCCTGCGCGGCGGCGGCCGGGTACGCGGCGCTCGGCGCGGACGCGCGCGACATGGACGGACCGGGGCTGCTGCTGGTGGCGGGGGCGACCGTGGCCTTCGCGGTGTACGGGTTCCTGTACCGGCGGCGGATGTCCGGGCTGCCCCCGTCGGCCGTCCTGCCCGTACTGCTCGCGGCGGCCACCTGCCTGCTGCTGCCGATGGCCCTGCCCGCGCTGACCGCCCACCCCCCGACGCTCGCCGCGACGGGCGGGATCGTGGTGCTCGGCGCGGTCGTGTACGCGCCCGCCTACCTCGTACAGCACCGCCTCATCCTGCGCCGCGGGCCGGTCTTCACCGCCGCGGTCCAGCTGGCCGTACCGTTCGCCGTGCGCCTGGGGGACTGGACGCTGGGCACCGCGCCCGTGCCCTCGCCGGCCGAACTGCTGCTCCTGGCCGTGTGCTGCGGGGGCATCGCCCTGGTCACCGTCCAGCCGGACACCCGGCTCGCCGCGAAGGCGTGA
- a CDS encoding response regulator transcription factor: MSVRVVLADDQPLVRAALNMVITGTPDVEVVGEAGTGAEAVRLTAELRPDVVVMDIRMPGMDGIEATSLITGGPTAAQVVVLTTFDDDEYVYGALRAGASGFLVKDMALDGILAAIRVVAAGDALISPSVTRRLIKDFAGRPAAPSPAARPLSAVTEREREVLTLVGNGLSNTEIAERLNISVATAKTYLSRLLTKLDARDRVRLVIIAYEAGLVSATGR, from the coding sequence ATGAGCGTCCGTGTCGTCCTCGCCGACGACCAGCCGCTCGTACGGGCCGCGCTGAACATGGTCATCACCGGCACCCCCGACGTCGAGGTCGTCGGTGAGGCCGGTACGGGTGCGGAGGCGGTCCGGCTGACCGCCGAACTGCGCCCCGATGTCGTGGTGATGGACATCCGGATGCCGGGCATGGACGGCATCGAGGCGACCTCCCTGATCACCGGGGGCCCCACGGCCGCGCAGGTCGTCGTCCTGACGACGTTCGACGACGACGAGTACGTCTACGGGGCCCTGCGCGCCGGTGCGTCCGGCTTCCTGGTCAAGGACATGGCGCTGGACGGCATCCTCGCCGCGATCCGGGTCGTCGCCGCCGGGGACGCCCTGATCTCGCCGAGCGTCACCCGCCGTCTGATCAAGGACTTCGCCGGACGCCCGGCCGCACCGTCGCCTGCCGCGCGGCCGCTCTCCGCGGTCACCGAGCGCGAGCGCGAGGTGCTGACCCTGGTCGGGAACGGTCTGTCCAACACCGAGATCGCCGAGCGGCTGAACATCAGCGTCGCCACCGCGAAGACGTATCTGTCCCGGCTGCTCACCAAGCTGGACGCCCGGGACCGGGTGCGGCTGGTGATCATCGCTTACGAGGCGGGGCTGGTGTCGGCCACCGGCCGGTGA
- a CDS encoding ABC transporter permease produces MTAETTAPARRATDTGPRARFTDLLAAEWIKLWSLRSAPWAYLVTALVVIGFNVGTAYDHYTYWYEHDEGRSGFVADGMPLMDAFTTNAGMLLALATGAIGAVAVTAEYGSGLIRTTFTAVPDRRSVMAAKAAVLTSVMTVFGAVVAGTSFWLTQAILSGRDAGVSLGHPGALRVVVASALLAPVAALTGLALGTLVRHGAGSVVTSVVVLLLLPMVIGDRRYVTAVLAHGLPLSAWTKLTDVRHLPVPFPWTNAGAWTVYAVWALAAGAVAVTAVHRRDQ; encoded by the coding sequence ATGACCGCGGAGACGACCGCGCCCGCCCGCCGTGCGACGGACACCGGCCCCCGCGCCCGCTTCACCGATCTGCTGGCCGCCGAGTGGATCAAGCTGTGGTCCCTGCGCTCGGCCCCCTGGGCGTATCTGGTCACCGCGCTGGTGGTCATCGGGTTCAACGTGGGCACGGCGTACGACCACTACACGTACTGGTACGAGCACGACGAGGGCCGGAGCGGCTTCGTCGCCGACGGCATGCCCCTGATGGACGCCTTCACCACGAACGCGGGCATGCTGCTGGCGCTGGCCACCGGTGCCATCGGCGCCGTGGCGGTCACCGCCGAGTACGGTTCCGGTCTGATCCGCACGACGTTCACCGCCGTCCCGGACCGCCGCTCGGTGATGGCGGCCAAGGCAGCCGTGCTCACCTCGGTCATGACGGTGTTCGGCGCGGTCGTCGCGGGGACGTCGTTCTGGCTGACCCAGGCGATCCTGTCCGGGCGGGACGCCGGGGTCTCCCTCGGCCACCCGGGTGCCCTGCGGGTCGTCGTGGCCTCGGCGCTGCTCGCCCCCGTGGCCGCGCTCACCGGTCTGGCGCTGGGCACCCTCGTCCGGCACGGCGCGGGCTCCGTGGTCACCTCCGTCGTGGTGCTGCTCCTGCTCCCGATGGTGATCGGCGACCGCCGGTATGTGACGGCGGTCCTCGCCCACGGCCTGCCGCTGAGCGCCTGGACCAAGCTGACCGATGTCCGGCACCTGCCCGTGCCGTTCCCGTGGACGAACGCGGGGGCGTGGACCGTGTACGCGGTGTGGGCGCTCGCGGCCGGGGCCGTCGCGGTCACGGCGGTGCACCGGCGCGACCAGTAG
- a CDS encoding transglutaminase-like domain-containing protein yields the protein MSGHHDSGAAERRRRFAEEARAERPDLALLCLLLGAEAGPPAGTGAGRPGAGAAGTGDAGAGTAGIGDAGIGDAGAESPDPYGIDAAQIELDRLAGLLPYGARSARAWASAVAGLLGERCGFAGSPADYQRLESSLLQQVLRRRRGLPILLSVIWIEVARRAGAPVYGVALPGHFVVGFGDPGERVLADPFAGGAPLTGQDAELMVAGTTGAPLEESMLVPARPLETVLRILNNIRAWAAARPERTDVALWAVDLSLLLPSHPARLRYERAQLLVQRGEFRRGAAEMEEYAEIVAGFDPATAEAVRRRARAALALLN from the coding sequence ATGAGCGGGCACCACGATTCCGGGGCGGCCGAACGGCGGCGGCGGTTCGCCGAGGAGGCCCGCGCGGAGCGGCCGGACCTCGCGCTGCTCTGCCTGCTGCTCGGCGCGGAGGCGGGCCCGCCGGCGGGTACGGGTGCGGGGCGTCCGGGGGCGGGCGCCGCGGGAACCGGTGACGCGGGAGCCGGTACCGCGGGAATCGGTGACGCGGGAATCGGTGACGCGGGGGCCGAATCGCCCGATCCGTACGGTATCGACGCCGCGCAGATCGAGCTGGACCGGTTGGCCGGGCTGCTGCCGTACGGTGCGCGCTCCGCCCGCGCCTGGGCCTCGGCGGTGGCCGGACTGCTCGGTGAGCGGTGCGGATTCGCGGGTTCGCCGGCCGACTACCAGCGGCTGGAGTCGTCGCTGCTCCAACAGGTGCTGCGCCGCCGCCGCGGGCTGCCGATCCTGCTGTCCGTGATCTGGATCGAGGTCGCGCGGCGGGCGGGCGCCCCGGTGTACGGGGTGGCGCTGCCCGGTCACTTCGTCGTCGGATTCGGGGACCCCGGGGAGCGGGTGCTGGCCGATCCGTTCGCCGGTGGTGCGCCGCTGACCGGGCAGGACGCCGAGCTGATGGTGGCCGGCACCACCGGGGCGCCGCTGGAGGAGTCGATGCTGGTGCCCGCGAGGCCGTTGGAGACCGTGCTGCGGATCCTGAACAACATCAGGGCCTGGGCGGCGGCCCGCCCCGAGCGGACCGATGTGGCGCTGTGGGCGGTCGATCTGTCGCTGCTGCTGCCCTCGCACCCGGCCAGGCTCCGCTACGAACGGGCCCAGCTCCTCGTGCAGCGCGGGGAGTTCCGGCGCGGGGCCGCGGAGATGGAGGAGTACGCGGAGATCGTCGCCGGGTTCGATCCGGCGACGGCCGAAGCGGTCCGGCGACGGGCGCGGGCGGCGCTGGCGCTGCTGAACTGA
- a CDS encoding DUF6113 family protein translates to MSDGKDKVRAQARSPRTNAPPRSPRPTGLAAPLNPSRIAAYVGLAVLGALVALAGSFVQAAWFPGGLLLALAASAGVFYGGRTLFGTQLGALAPGAGWLVAVIVLLGGRPEGDYVFGDELGLTLFLLGGTAVAVICATTSRLPRPATDTGRSGT, encoded by the coding sequence ATGAGCGACGGCAAGGACAAGGTGCGGGCCCAGGCGCGTTCGCCGCGCACCAACGCACCGCCCAGGAGCCCGCGGCCCACCGGTCTCGCCGCGCCGCTGAACCCCTCCCGGATCGCCGCCTACGTCGGCCTCGCGGTGCTGGGGGCGCTGGTCGCGCTGGCCGGATCGTTTGTCCAGGCGGCCTGGTTCCCCGGCGGACTGCTGCTCGCCCTGGCCGCGTCCGCGGGAGTCTTCTACGGCGGCCGGACGCTGTTCGGGACCCAGCTCGGCGCGCTGGCACCGGGCGCGGGCTGGCTCGTCGCGGTGATCGTCCTGCTGGGCGGCCGGCCCGAGGGCGACTATGTCTTCGGGGACGAACTCGGCCTGACGCTCTTCCTGCTCGGCGGGACGGCCGTCGCTGTGATCTGTGCCACCACCTCCAGGCTGCCCCGGCCGGCCACCGACACGGGCCGGTCCGGTACGTGA
- a CDS encoding response regulator transcription factor, which produces MTRFWPPPANTDRERDVLRAAADGSTNAEIASALHLSQGTVRNYLSTAIQKMVARNRAEAVRIAREKGWL; this is translated from the coding sequence GTGACGAGGTTCTGGCCGCCGCCCGCGAACACCGACCGCGAGCGCGATGTGCTGCGCGCGGCGGCCGACGGCTCCACCAACGCGGAGATCGCGAGCGCGCTGCACCTCTCGCAGGGGACCGTGCGCAACTACCTCTCCACGGCCATCCAGAAGATGGTGGCCCGCAACCGGGCGGAAGCCGTCCGGATCGCCCGCGAGAAGGGCTGGCTGTAG